The Hordeum vulgare subsp. vulgare chromosome 7H, MorexV3_pseudomolecules_assembly, whole genome shotgun sequence DNA window tgaagaagccctccgtgtccgaatccccctccggcagggcaccagaacgtgccccagatgggatcttgcggatacagaagcttgcggcggcggaaaagtatttttgatgatctcttgattttttctgggattttagggaatatataggcgcaaaacctagggcagaggaggttcagggggcccacaagcccatgaggcccggcctcccccctggccggggctgaggggcttgtggggtccctggggaccccctgccttggttctcacgtctcccgatcttattttgtttcggaaaaaatattttcggggattttattctgtttggactccgtttcaaatcttcctctgaaaagggtcaaaaacacggaaaaacaggaactggcacttggcactgagttaataagttagtcccaaaaaagatataaaaggcatataaaacatccaaagtttgacaagataatagcatgaaaccatcaaaaattatagatacgttggaaacgtatcacacctgcacatatgcaaactaagaagttaatttgagcccgaattgcatataaatcaaacaaactcccacataattactcccaaactaaaacccactAATCACTACAATTTGCACGAGTtgatctagcaatgagagatgaatgGACAAAgatgctaacctttgtgaacacttggagagatggggtgcctcaaatcttcACAAATCTTGGTGAAAATTGGAGGgtgagctcgagcagggggaagaaCAGAGGAGAGAGTGCAGAAAACAGAGCAATGAGCTCGGGCTGGACGAAGAGGTTTATAtaggaaactctttagtcccgctttgtataatgaaccgggactaaaggtccacatATAGcctcggtttgtgatacaaaccaggACTATAGGTCCaaatcgaaccgggactaatgatgccCGAGCCCACCGATGGCTCCTAGccgttggaaccgggactaatggtcataTTATTGTCGGTTCAAAACCAAACTAGGACTAAAGGGTCAAACGAAagacctgttttctactagtgacgtctccaacatatctataatttttgatagttacaTGTcaatatattatcatcctagaatacttttggggtatttatttaccaatttatattattattgagcactaacctattgagcgagtgcctagtgctagttgttgttttctgcatgtttttcacttttcaggttttccatatcaAACgtagtccaattgacctgaaactttttgaagatttttctataccaaaagaagaccaacaagaATCGGAGGAAGGCTAGGGCcacatgagggccccacaagccaacccagCATGGCCTCGGGGCGCCTTGTTGGCTtatgggcccctcgaggccctcccgactccggtCTCTAGCTTATAAATTCGCAGATACCCTACAATCCCCAGAAgcagtcctgaaacactttttacgccgccacaAATCTATGTTCCGACggtaggccatctggagctccgtttcggcaccctgtcagagggtggatcgatcacgaagggcctcttcattaaccttgctgccctcacgatgatgtttgagaagttcaccacaaacgtatgggtccatagctagtacctagatggcaatctctctctctctctttctctctctctctctcttgatcttcaatacaatgatcatcacatcttcgctttgatccacatgatttaattgcttttgtgcggtgcgtttgttgggatccgatgaattatgggtttatgtttcgattattcatgataaatcatTGAGTCTTCCGTgactacttatatgattcttatgtgcatgattatgatagcttcgtaattctctccgatataTTGAAATAGTTCGGCCAACtaaattgatatttcttcggtgagagaggtgcgttgtagtaggatcaacctggtgaatttctatatcccagtgacagaaggggacaggatgcgtctttgtgttgctgctactaaggataaaatgatggggtttatttatattgcttgagtttactttatctacatcatgtcattgttctccatactttactctattttacttaatactctagatgcatgcgtcGATGAGTGTAGTAATAGTAATacatgcaggcatgagtcggtctatttgtttatggacgtgatacctatatacacatgatcattgccgcgaacatcgcataactatccgcttttctatctattgcccaacagtaatttgtttacccaccgtatgctatttttcatgagagatgccattaggggaaactatggaccccgggtctattcacaacatatttacaaaatcttcaataatttgctgccatttacttgttttttattttatcctgctatctataattatctacacacctcactcgcttgcaaataacaagtacaaggggatGACAACCCGCCTGCCCGCGTTGGGTGTAAGTTGTTTGTTTTTTTGTATGCAGCtgctgatattcctattggttcgataaaccttgatttcataactgagggaaatacttacccacattgtgttgcgataacctgttcctcttcatggaaaacccaacgcagatcacaagtatcatcgaCGTGCTTGGCGACTCAGGCAGTGACACACGAGGAAAGTCCAATGAGCCTGTGCTGGCCGCAGCCACGGCGGCGACGGTGCTCAGCCCATGTTGACCAGGAATTAACCCAAAGTAGATCAGTGCCTCCCTCGTCGCCACGGGGTTTCATGCATTGGTTTCCTCTTGTTGTGCGGCGGTGGCCAGGGCAGCGGCGGAGTTGTCTTTGATCTTGCGCTCCTGCACGTGCCTCTGCTCTTTCCTTTTAACAAGTTGCATGCGTCGTCGCTCCTTAGGTGTCAACTTCTTCTTGGTCGATGCGAGCGTCTTGCAGGTGGCGCGGGGCTTGGCCTTGGCGGTGACGAGGGGGGCGAGGCTGGTGGAGGCTAGGGAGGCTAGTCCGCCTACGGCGTCGAGGGTCGGCGCGTCGTCTATGGCGAGCGGACGGGAGCATGAGTGGGCATGAGTATTTTAGGAATGAAGGGGTGGGGAATGGGGGTGGTTGTGCAGCCGACGGGCGGGTCATGGGAATGAGTTCCACGCCGACAGAAACAAGGCCCAAATTTGGTTGGGAACGGGTCGCCCGACGGACAAATAAATGTTGCGTCCGTTTGGTCCGCGCGTTGAACCGATTTTTGTGTCCGTATCAACCGAAACGTACAGAGGATGACAAAATGGGAGCCACGTTGGAGTTTGCTTTTAGTGTTAGGATCCTTTGGCTCTTTTTTTTTCTATAAACACATTTCACTTTATTATTACTCAATAATAAGGACACAATTAAGGTCCGAAGGATTAAGAAGTGATGATGCTTGCGTACATGCCTCTAGCGAAGTACAGATCTAGCGCAAGGGCTAAAGCCTCTCGACATGAGAGTGCCTCAAGGGAGTATGTGTGATGTGAGCATGTGATAACTAAAAACCATAGGTATTTGGCTGAAGCGTCCCACACACAAAACTGTAAGAGCATCTACATCTGATCCGCGGATGAGCCCTGACGTGTTCGTGGACAGTGATCAGTCAGGCTTAATTAATTCATTTAATAATTGGATAACTCAAATCCATACTGTTACATCCAACATACACCTAATATTAAACATAGCTTGTCCGGCTCCATCGTGTCCGTGTCCGACGGCCGGCTGCACTCTCGAGAGTGTTGGTTTGGTCGCTGGCGGGGGTAGAGCCGGCTCACGGGATTCAAGGCTCCGCCATCTCTCGTATCCTACTCTTTCTCGTCGGAGTCCACAACCATAACTGTGCCGTTGGATGTGAAATCAGATGATGGATCCTTCATGGAAGGAGTCGACAACGTCAACTATGACGCGGTTGCGGCACCTACACTGGTGCACCATACATGTGTCGTAGAATGCGACTCCGTCTCGTCAACGTCCAACACAACGAGGGCCACTGCCGCCTCCCGCGCCTGCTGCCTCGCATGACGGAGACACCACTCCATATTTGTGTCGGACAACGCCCACAGTGCGTCCTCCAGCTCGAGGCACCAATGGAGGGGTTGCGTCTCCGCCAGCGCGTTCGGACGCCAGAAGGACCTCACCACCATTGGTGAGGCAGTGATGACACCCCTAGTGGAGGATCCATGCGTCGTTTGGGCGGAGGCAATGAATGCCCAATGGAAGGAGACTGAGTGATGTCGTCGGGCTTCCTTCTCCCAGGAGTGACGGAGCGTGAGCCGGAAAATCATTTCCTTGTTGGGGTCGCGTGGGATGAGCTCATGGTCGACAGATCTGGAGGTGTAGGACTCGGATTCGCTGTCCACCATGGTGGGAAAGGCCGGAGATTGGTGGACTGGAGTTTGGGAGGCAGAGTGAAGTGGAAGGATGGGGGGGGGGGAATGGAGTGGCTAAGGTTTGGTCGGAGGAGGGGATATGAATGATTATATGTGgggtcgggtggaccagcattagcCGGGTCTGACGTGACGGACACGTCCGATCATGCTGGCCATATTCGTCCCATGCTTGACCTGGATATAAAGATGTCTCTTAGCACGAACGTTTGAGACTGATTTGAGACGTATGTCatcaagttctcttatataacttTTAACAAAATTGTGAGTGGCAAATGGGCTTTGAAAGATTTGTTCGTGAAGGTAACAAGTACTTTACCAAAGACATCATGAGGAAGGGGCGTCCAGCAAAGAGAAAATCGAACGTTTTGCCTATGGTTGCCTAATGCCATCCAACACATGTACCGAGTCAGAATCCTAAAGAGCCCAAACACAACGTGACATGTTGCAATAAAGCAAAGAATGTTGCCAAGAGTCATCCGCACCACATAGGCCACAACTTGTCATTGTCGTCATGTATAAACGTTGGAAAGTTTCTACCTTTGCCACttccatttttgtcaatttttctTATGCCACTTTAAAATTTGACATCCGTTTTTGCAACTCTTAAATTTTTATAATATATCACTAATGCCATTCTGTTGCACCTCTGTTAGTTGACCCTATTTTCTAGCTAATTGACCGAGCAATGTCCTGTCAGTATTTTCAGAAAGAGATGATAGTTGCCCCTGCTGGCCTGTGGGGCCACTTTGGAAGTGACCCAGACCCACATCGCCCGTTGTAAGCTAACCCAACCACCCGCCCCCATCGCCCACatccacacaccatcatcatcCCCATCGCCACACCCGACCCCAATGGCCGTCGCCACCCAGCCTCCGACCTCTCCAATGACCGCCTCCTTAAAATACCTTTGTGTTATTCATTCGCTAAATTTGACTCTCCAGGGTTGTTGTATATATATTTCTTGTTATTGTGGATTCTTTCGTGACATGTGTTGTGATGCTGACCATTCCACCTGAATGGTGAGCACGTTTTGAAGTGTCCGCCGTGCCAAAGTGGTGTCTTAGGATTGATATTATGCAGAAGGTAGCGAATGTTGTTAGAACTGCATAGTGTCGGTCCTTGTGTACTACATAATGACGAAAGAGAAAGGGTGGGAAAGATAGGGCGACGAATgatgaaaaaaggaaaataaaataaaataacccaaatgtaagaaaaagaaagaaaatacttTGTTTAAAagtgaagaaaagaagaagataaaaaCTCTATCGAGTTCTAAAGATTTGCTTTTAGGCGAACATTTTGTGCACTGAAAAAGAAAAACCTTGCCAAGTGCTGGACGTATGATACTTGGTAAAACTGCCGTTCAGTAACGATGCGGCCATATGCGGCCGCAGGACACGTCTCGACCATTTATTTCTCTTTATTGCGAGCGCTTCTCGTGTACTTTATCAAGTGCCTTGATTTTGTCAAGTTTATCCTGCGGCATACACAACCATGGTTGGTGTAGTTACCGGGTTTCATggttttgccgagtgcttttttTATGACACTAGGCAAAGGTTTGGTTCGCAGAAATGAACTCAGAAAACTTCAAAGCAGTTGGCGTATAACCGTTTCCCGTAGTGCAATCCTGCTGCCACCATcggctaaccccccccccccccccacccacccGCCCCactccaccagcaccaccaccaaggcACCACCACCTCATCATCTGAACCCTTCTCTCTTCGCCATGCCTTAAATAATGCCGCAAAGGGCAGTGGGCATTCATGTGCATCATCaaccaccatcgtcatcatcaatcctGCTCCCTCGCTCTAATCTTGACTAGCTACTCAATTGCGACAAAACCCAACTCCCAACAAGGTTCACAGTTTTGTGGGATCTGGGAGGTTAGGGCGTGGGGGGACAAAGTTAGTACTTAGTACCCAAATCTAGAAGAAATACCAATGCTGATAGTAAAAACCCAAATTGTGTTGGATCTCTCTTTGAGTCACCTTATTCCACGGCCAATTACAAttcgaatatgaatatcaatgatAATGTGTCCAATGCTTTAATGAGTTTCTATGAGTTGGTGATTCATACATTTCATGTGCTCTTTAGTGTTGGCTATAGATATCGTGTTTAGGGCTTTCTATCCAAATACATGTCTGGCCCATGAAGCTACTAAGCCAATAAGCTCATCCGACACTCCATGACACTGCATGTGAATATTATTGAGTAACATATATAGGAGGATTATTAAGAATCAAGCTTTTTTATAGAGGAGTGAATCCGTGCTTAATAGCTGCCGACCAGACCTTCTCGAtgtccatcatatcatctccGCACTCATGGATGCCCCAACCTTCTAGTGCATGTACCATTCCAGCAATGCGCCATGCGCTCATCACCCTTCTTGGAAGCCAATTCTATTCATAAAGTGAGTAGCAAGACATGTTAGTTTCTATTAGATTATCTACTCTAATCTTGGGTAAGAAGCAATCTATGTCAAATGTTCTATTTCACTTTTCTCAAAAAATACAAAATCAGGCAATGAGATCATCTATTTTCGCAACAATGAGAACATATGTATTGGTAGCACCTCACAGGTATGGACGTTCTGCATTGCCTGTGGGATCTTCATTGCAGGGTTACTCAAGTAAGTACAATCCTTGCGTATCTTCTTAAGGGGAAACTGTGATGTAGGAATAAATGTTGCTCCTCTTGGTGCCCCCATTTGTTGCTTACCATCTATGATATCTCCTATCCAGACCTGTAGTATTGAAGAAGTAATCATTTAACATATTTCTTATCAGAGTGTTTGTTTCGTTCATACTATGGTAACTACGTAGGTTTATAGTCGAATTTGTTGTCATTTGCTGGTAGATGACACTACACCATAATGTTTGCTACTGTTTCCCGTAGAAAGAAAGACCGGGGGAGTAGAAATGTTTTATAAGCATTCACGGTCTTCTCTAATATATCTAGTAGTTATACTTAATTACAGATACCCCACTTACAATAACTGCACCCTAGCTAGAAAGCATCTTGAGGGTTTTCATTCCTCTTTCTGTATAACTTGTAATTTACCCGAGGTATTTCATCAGTGGAGAATCTTAGGTAGGTAGTGCTGCTCTCTGCAAGCCGCAGTTTCAGCATGTCATATTCCTTCTTTTGGTTCACGATTACCTACACAAAATTGTGTATGTTTATAGTCATaagtcattcttctcaagaaatgAGACCAGTTCATAGAAAAAGTAAGATACTAAACGAAATAAACAAAGTAGGAAGGTGATATGTAGGTACCTGGACAGCTCTCTCGCATAAAGCTGTAGTTGTGGCATGTGCTACCTTAGAAGAGCCTCCACAGAGAAAAACACGCTTTGTATCTAAAGGGATGCTCTTGAGAACAACTGCTGTTGCTAAGCCACTTCCATCAACAAGTCGAACTCTTAATTTTGGATATTTCTGTGTAAACAATTCACCACTTCCATTGAGTTGTTTTTCCTGGGACCAAGAATGTGAGGGTTAATATATTTGCGCTAACCATTTGTGTACAAAAGGTGCATCTGACTCTTCTAGAATGTCTAGTCAAAACTGTTGGTTTTGAACCGTAGAACAAAACTACCCAGGAGTTACACAAACGTACGTGCAAGCTAGCAAGCAATCTAGCAAGCACCTGGATGGATTCCTGGCAAAGCTAGCTAAGCTAGCGATCGTACGTATCCGGCGGATCGCAGCGATTCGTAACTCAATGAGAAACCGATCGATGTAGTATTGCTACAGGCTCGTCTCGAGCCTGGTAAacttttgtattgcttttcgtttttctggtgttacaatcaacacccctagggtgtcttttatacacgtccacaagggactatggaaatagactaggactaggaatcctaatactactaggactcggtttggctttctttcctaatcctaaagaaacaacatgattaacttctacattcagctccttaatcttgttgcttgacttcacttcttgcactccgactttcctcctcatctcgatgaacttctgtcgaccgagggacttggtgaaaatatcggcaagttggtctttcgtgttcacatgttgaacctcgatcaacccttcttcaatgcactcccggatatggtggaaccgggtatctatgtgcttgctcctttcgtgatgaaccggatttttgcacaatgagattgcagcttggttgtcaatcttcaatgacaccttttgcacctcccgctttgcaagaatagctaggagtcttctcagccaaactgcttgacaagccgccgtgcttgcggctatgtattctgcctcgcatgaagacagtgccaccaccttttgcttctgagaattccagctaatcggattcgggccaaggtagaaaaccatgcccgttgtgctctttcggtcatcaacatcacctgccatgtcactatctgaatatccacgaaggaccaatccttccttttcctttctgtacgtgcagccaaaattaattgtgcctttcacatagcgtagaatttgattgaccgcgctcatgtgttcggttgtcggtttctccatgaaacgactcacgatcccgactgaataagccaagtcaggtcgggtatgcaccaagtatcttaggctacccacaacgcttcgatacattgtggtgtccaccggcggatttgagctacgcttgctcaacttgtgacgttggtccattggaacttgtgtcgcgtagcaatccgacatgccacacttgtccaataacttgaccgcgtaagccgattgacatagggaaatctctccggagctttgcttcacttcgatgcccaagtaatagctgagtaatcccagatcactcatgctaaacttgttcttcatttgcgccttgaaacgttcaatttcttgtacgctatctccggtgataatcagatcgtcgacataaactccaactagcaggtttgagcctttggagttctttgtatagactgcgtgctcgaggggacatctcttgaacccgagcgagaccagacttcggtctaactttgagttccaagctcttggcgcttgctttaacccgtaaagtgccttcttgagcttgtaaactttcccttcttcgcctttcttctcgtagccgaggggttgttccacgtacacttcttctgtgagatcaccgttgaggaaagcggatttaacatccatatgatgaaccttccaatcctcttgtgctgccaaagctaggagcactctcaccgtctcgattcgagcaaccggtgcaaacacctcatcatagtcaactccttgacgttgtacgtagccctttgcaacgagtcttgccttgtacttcacaatggcaccctccgtgtccttctttaacttgtaaacccacttcaaacctatcgtcttttggtttggaggtcgggttaccaaagtccacgtgccattgctctcaattgccttcatctcctcatccatggcgtgcgtccagctagaacttttgctcgcctctacgaagttcgccggctcctcaactccgaacagacatagtccggagtactcgagcgtaactggctttgtgtacttgtagactttcttgagggtcttgtagcgacgaggccctgaggagtccattgtggcttgcgaaggaggcgacacaaattgtgtcgatgttgatgcacttgaggaagacggctgagaccttggtgtgtcatcgacatccgtgtcgtcggcgtagtcgtcgtgaccgtgaccatcatcttgattgtcatcgtcactatgcgcctcgttgtcgatgttgtcgtcgagatctccgcctgtgtcgtgcgcggcgttgtcgctatctcctcgcgacctatgcgcgtcgtcgtcggtgtcggcaccatgatgatcactaccattgtggtcaccttggttgggtgtcttgccaatcacctggacatcctcccctgcatcatcatcagttggaaattcaactgcaaatatgttactgtttggagcatcgtcggctgcggcgctccaattccacgcttggttttcttcaaacacgacgtcgcgtgaaatccgtagacgcttggtttgtggatcgtagaaatggtatgccttggtgccagaactgctctcgtatccgatgaacaccatcttggtgctacgatcggcaagctttgagaggtgcggctccgccgtattcacatgtgccacgcacccgaatgtccgtagatgagacacattcggcttacgtccgtaaattgcttcatacagagtcttgccgatcaccgccttcgttggagcccggttgagaagatagaccgccgtcgagacagcttctccccaaaaagtccctggcaggttcttgctcttgagtaaactccttgccatgtcaacaacggttcgattgcgcctttcaacgaccccattctgttgcggcgtgtaaggtgccgtgaggaacctctttatgccaatcttctcgcagtagtcgttgaactcattcgacgtaaactctccgccgcgatctgtccgtagagcgcgaaccttcagcttgtgttccatctctgttgcagccttcaatttcttgaacgcttcaaacgcctcatctttagatcgtaggagaatgacccacatatatctcgagtagtcgtctaccacaaggaagaaatacttctttccagcgtgagttgccggggtgatagggccacatagatcaccatggagcagctcgagtgcatcacttgcacgataggtagactgagcagggaatggcctgcggtgctttttttccaaccaagcacccgtcacatactcgatcaacatggtcgataactggcatcccggataccatctgcatctttgacatcttcttcaaggcgtagaagttaacgtgtccaaatctagcatgccataaccacgaatcatcatcactcttggcaagccaacactccggttgagattgatgaaggttgaggatatagagcctattccgtgtgcgattaacacgagctagcacgtttcggaggttgtcgaagatcgtcatcactccgctctctatattcaccttgcatccattctcgtcaagcttcccaatagagatgatgttgttgcgcagccgtgggatgtagtacactccggtgagtatgcgatgttcgcctgtgagaccctcaaagaggacagatccttgcccgcaaatctccacagctgaaccatcaccgaacttgaccgtatTACTTCTACAAAAACCGTATTAGTTCCACAAACTGTCCTGAGTAATCAAAAGGTTGTCTTTACATAGTTTTTTGCCAACATTTCTAAATGTTTTGTGACCCGTTCAAAAGCTAGGTGTCACGTGGAACAAAGTATGAAGAGCGAGATTAGCATGTGGTTTTAAATTGTACTTACAGAAATATTCCAACACCTATGAGGATTACCGAATTTCAGTGATATCGGTTTGCATTCCAGCCAAAGGACCGAGACGTTCAAtcgaaattaaaaaaaattgtttggAAAATATTTGTATTCTTGTGTATAAGTGAAATAACTGAAATATTTTTATCGAAAGGTAAAGATTTCTGTGTCTACGAAAATTATTATTATTCAGAGAATTTCATCAAAATCTCACTCAAATTGAAGACGATGGTGGTTAGGCAAGAAAAGTTTTGACAACATGCCTGATTTAAGAGTCCAAGGCTGAGCACTTTGACCCCTCTTTCATCCGCTTCTGATATTGCCTGCTCAATTAACCTGTTGATGGGTTCCCTCTCCCTAATCAGGCCATACTGTATATGGAGAAAATCCTATCAGTTTGCAACACTATGAAGGTATATGATTCATGCAACATGGAAAATCCATTACTTGGAAGTTGTATCTTGGTATCACCCATGTTTGCATCTtgatcttcttcagcttgagactTTCGACGACAAACGCAGATGATCCATAAACCCATGCTAGTACCATTGATAGCCAtgccattggccatatcatccacatataccaTACATGGTTATCTGAGGGCCGAGAGGCTACAGAGGCGATCCCAACCCTTAGATGATAAATCGATTGCAAGGTGGTCATATGCGTCAAGTGAACAACATCGGGTGTTTCCTCTGTTCCAATCAGTGTTCTCTCATATAGCTCGTCGGTTGACTTGTCCATGGTGTTGAATATGTAGTCATAGATTGGCATAGCCAATGAGTAGTTTGTACCAAACTGTGTATGATGGAGAGAATGATACCTATGGAGAAAATGGAAAATACCTTTGAATAATTAGGTTTGTGGTTTTATTAAGCTATGACTAGCCATTTCAACTTTTTGTTAATGTTTGCAGTATCCAATGGTAATATTTGAGTAAGAACATAATGGACCTAAAGTCTGATCACTAACATGATTGTAAGGTTGAGCTCAAAATGTTATCCTTACGATGGAGTGTACATGAGATACTTGAGAGGAGGGAACCGTTGGAAGATCCACTTTGGGAGCATCTCAAAATTGCAGTGTCCCATATTATTTATGAAGTCGTTGTAAGCCAGGTATAGGACAACACCGAGCACCGAACCATATCCCATACAAATTGGTATCAGCATGGGGATCGAAAATAACAGAAAGTAAGCCAAGGTTTCAGCAAATGGATGGACGACAGCTGCCAATCATATGGTAAAATTTCTTTAGGTTTAAAGCTTCATAAAAACCAAATCAATATGCTTTATGCAAAACGGAACACTAATTGTTAATGTAGCAATCACTTAGAGATTTGTTAAGCAATACAACATGTAGACAAATCTGAACCAGATTATAGTTTTTTTCGTCTCTGAATGTTGTCCTGATTCTTCTATAATTTCTTATTATACTCCTGGATCAGGATGGATATTGTAACTCTAACCTACGAGACATTGATGCATGTGCAGATGCTTTCAGATGTCATTTATATCTAGTGGTTATTATCTTAAAAAGGTCTAATATCAGATTTTTAAACATACAAAATTGAATATTTTTTATGTCAAATTACGTGACGCGAGCCTGGCAATTTCCTTCAGCAAGCATGGCAACTCCTGGCATATTCAGTTTTCCCCCAGGATTTGTCATGCTCACCGAAGGGAATTGCT harbors:
- the LOC123412029 gene encoding very-long-chain aldehyde decarbonylase GL1-7-like, which codes for MAARPGPLTEWPWHWLGSFKYLVLAPAALHTAHSVVTKGWGDMNLVYAAMLPAMLLRMFHNQIWISLSRHQTARRKHIIVDRGLEFDQVDRERSWDDQAILATLFFYLAYAAIPSVRLMPMWETKGAIIMALLHVGPIEFIYYWFHRALHHHFLYSRYHSHHHASIVTEPITAVVHPFAETLAYFLLFSIPMLIPICMGYGSVLGVVLYLAYNDFINNMGHCNFEMLPKWIFQRFPPLKYLMYTPSYHSLHHTQFGTNYSLAMPIYDYIFNTMDKSTDELYERTLIGTEETPDVVHLTHMTTLQSIYHLRVGIASVASRPSDNHVWYMWMIWPMAWLSMVLAWVYGSSAFVVESLKLKKIKMQTWVIPRYNFQYGLIREREPINRLIEQAISEADERGEKQLNGSGELFTQKYPKLRVRLVDGSGLATAVVLKSIPLDTKRVFLCGGSSKVAHATTTALCERAVQVIVNQKKEYDMLKLRLAESSTTYLRFSTDEIPRVWIGDIIDGKQQMGAPRGATFIPTSQFPLKKIRKDCTYLSNPAMKIPQAMQNVHTCENWLPRRVMSAWRIAGMVHALEGWGIHECGDDMMDIEKVWSAAIKHGFTPL